The following nucleotide sequence is from Terriglobia bacterium.
AGCTCCACGGCGCCGTGCCCCGCGAGCACGAAGAGGGCCGGCATCATCGCCATGCGGTATCGGGCGATCACGAAGAACAGGATCACGGAGAGGCGGATTTCCGCGGGCTGCGCGAGATGGATGCAATCATCATCTGTGTTCCCACGCCTCTCGACGAGCATCGCGAGCCCGACCTTTCTTACATCCGCAACACGGCGGAATCGATTGCCGAGCATCTGCAGCGAGGTCAGTTAGTGGTGCTGGAGAGCACAACGTATCCCGGGACGACGGAAGAATTGGTTCTGCCCACCCTGGAACACTCGGGGTTGCACTGCCCGTTGGAGGCGTACACGGCGGCGAACAACGTAGTGGAATTGAAGGACGTGGCAGAGGGCGAATTCCTCCTGGCCTATTCGCCGGAGCGCGAAGATCCGGGGAACAAGGATTTCAAGACCCACCAGATTCCAAAAGTGGTGGGGGGGGTGAACGCGGCGAGCGCCTGGGCGGCGCGGGCGCTTTACGGTCAGGTGTTTGACCGCACATTGGTGGTGAGCTCCTCGCGGGCGGCGGAGATGACCAAGCTGCTGGAAAATATCTATCGCTGCGTGAACATTGCCCTGGTGAACGAGTTGAAGCAGGTGTGCATGCGGATGGGGATCGACATCTGGGAAGTGATCGAGGCGGCGAAGACGAAACCGTTCGGGTTCACGGCGTTTTATCCCGGTCCGGGACTGGGGGGGCACTGTATCCCCATCGACCCGTTTTACCTGACGTGGAAGGCGCGAGAGTACGAGGTGCCGACGAGGTTCATTGAGCTGGCGGGGGAAGTGAACTCGGCGATGCCGGAGTTCATCATCGAGTCGCTCATTGAAGCGCTGAATCGGCAAAAGAAGTGCCTCCAGGACGCGCGCGTGCTGGTGTTGGGAGTGGCGTACAAGAAAGACATCGACGATTTGCGCGAGTCGCCTTCGC
It contains:
- a CDS encoding nucleotide sugar dehydrogenase, which produces MDAIIICVPTPLDEHREPDLSYIRNTAESIAEHLQRGQLVVLESTTYPGTTEELVLPTLEHSGLHCPLEAYTAANNVVELKDVAEGEFLLAYSPEREDPGNKDFKTHQIPKVVGGVNAASAWAARALYGQVFDRTLVVSSSRAAEMTKLLENIYRCVNIALVNELKQVCMRMGIDIWEVIEAAKTKPFGFTAFYPGPGLGGHCIPIDPFYLTWKAREYEVPTRFIELAGEVNSAMPEFIIESLIEALNRQKKCLQDARVLVLGVAYKKDIDDLRESPSLRIMKLLQGRGARVDYNDPYFPTLHKMRHYNFKLASVDLTPANLAEYDAVIISTDHSSYDYEEIVRSSRLVIDTRNATRQVRGSDEKIIRC